One stretch of Sinomonas terrae DNA includes these proteins:
- a CDS encoding DUF4913 domain-containing protein: MRKLWSAANSKVYGGGVAEADFLGELAQTIGGYRYSNATRSRQGGTCYSHRDDRKERILDVADLAALPRGRAVMFACGAPAALLKIVPWKDGPHADAVAAASGRRPRRRHLDRGPRGLQAAAGASDPSKGRRDRDGREGARVMLYPDVADFVGDQLAVTYRKRIDLTAGITWCPKWWKYAGAISPLEALGS, encoded by the coding sequence ATGCGCAAGCTCTGGAGTGCGGCGAACAGCAAGGTCTACGGCGGCGGCGTCGCCGAAGCCGACTTCCTCGGCGAGCTCGCCCAGACCATTGGCGGCTACCGCTACTCCAACGCCACCCGCTCCCGGCAGGGCGGCACCTGCTACAGCCACCGCGACGACCGCAAGGAGCGCATCCTCGACGTCGCCGACCTCGCCGCCCTTCCCAGGGGCCGGGCCGTCATGTTCGCCTGCGGCGCCCCAGCCGCCCTGCTGAAGATCGTCCCGTGGAAGGACGGACCCCACGCCGACGCAGTGGCCGCCGCGTCCGGCCGTCGCCCACGACGCCGCCACCTGGACCGCGGTCCGCGAGGCCTTCAGGCCGCCGCAGGAGCCTCGGATCCATCAAAGGGAAGACGAGACCGAGACGGAAGAGAGGGTGCGCGCGTGATGCTCTACCCCGACGTGGCCGACTTCGTCGGGGACCAGCTGGCCGTGACGTACCGCAAGAGGATCGATCTCACCGCCGGGATCACCTGGTGCCCCAAATGGTGGAAGTATGCCGGGGCCATCAGCCCCCTCGAAGCCCTCGGGAGCTGA
- a CDS encoding beta-glucosidase family protein, translating to MTTSPESHAAKLASLSLEEKASLTSGADFWNTKPVPGAGVPGMLLTDGPHGVRRQAEGDDHVGLNASVPATCFPPAAGLGSSWDPELLERVGAALGEEARAGGVSVLLGPGINIKRSPLGGRNFEYLSEDPVLTGQLGAALVAGIQSKGVGASLKHFAVNNQESDRVRVSADVDPRPLREVYLRGFQKVVGAAQPWTVMCSYNRINGVYASEDPWLLTDVLRGEWGYTGLVVSDWGAVNDRVAGLAAGLDLEMPSSGGVTDAQIVEAVKNGTLDEAVLDTAAVRVLELADRTEAAREAGGSYDADAHHALALEAARRSIVLLKNEDGFLPLDPQATGRIAVVGEYARTPRYQGGGSSLVNPTRLENALDAIREVSAGEVAFAPGYTTGDDEPDAALIAEAAEAARAADTVVLFLGSELESEGYDRKNIALPAAHRALLDAVVEANPATAVVLSNGGVVQTAGWDHLVPAVLEGWLLGQAGGPATADVLFGLTNPSGRLAETIPARLQDTPAYLDFPGELSRVRYGEGLFVGYRYYDAREIEVSYPFGHGLSYTAFEYANLTAEADDGGIAVRVEVTNTGDREGREIVQAYTALPGSEFVRPRRELKGFAAVDLAPGETQRVEIRIGREDLMIWHPVLERWVLEGGDYQVEVGASSRDLRQAAVVRLDGHDLTLPLGPGSTLEEWLAHPAGGPALSSLLEQAAAEGNQLAAMLTDPEGRSLIGNFPLNRLAAFPRSPLTADSVSTLLESLEAE from the coding sequence GACTTCTGGAACACCAAGCCGGTGCCCGGTGCGGGGGTTCCGGGGATGCTGCTCACGGACGGCCCGCACGGGGTGCGCCGCCAGGCCGAGGGCGATGACCACGTGGGCCTGAACGCGAGCGTCCCCGCCACCTGTTTCCCGCCCGCCGCGGGGCTGGGCTCGAGCTGGGACCCGGAGCTGCTTGAGCGCGTCGGGGCGGCGCTGGGCGAGGAGGCGAGGGCGGGCGGGGTCTCGGTGCTGCTGGGGCCGGGGATCAACATCAAGCGCTCCCCGCTGGGCGGGAGGAACTTCGAGTACCTCTCCGAGGACCCGGTCCTGACCGGCCAGCTCGGCGCCGCCCTCGTGGCCGGGATCCAGTCGAAGGGCGTGGGGGCGTCGCTGAAGCACTTCGCGGTGAACAACCAGGAATCCGACCGGGTCCGGGTCAGCGCCGACGTCGACCCCCGCCCGCTGCGGGAGGTGTACCTGCGGGGCTTCCAGAAGGTCGTCGGCGCCGCCCAGCCCTGGACCGTGATGTGCTCGTACAACCGGATCAACGGGGTCTACGCCTCCGAGGACCCCTGGCTGCTCACCGACGTCCTGCGCGGCGAATGGGGCTACACCGGGCTCGTGGTCTCGGACTGGGGAGCGGTCAACGACCGCGTGGCCGGCCTGGCCGCGGGGCTGGACCTGGAGATGCCCTCCAGTGGCGGCGTGACCGACGCCCAGATCGTCGAGGCGGTCAAGAACGGCACCCTCGACGAGGCGGTGCTGGACACCGCAGCGGTCCGGGTGCTCGAGCTGGCGGACCGCACCGAGGCGGCCCGGGAGGCGGGCGGGTCGTACGACGCCGACGCCCACCACGCCCTGGCCCTCGAGGCCGCCCGGCGCAGCATCGTGCTGCTGAAGAACGAGGACGGCTTCCTGCCCCTCGACCCTCAGGCCACAGGCCGGATCGCCGTGGTCGGCGAGTACGCCCGCACCCCCCGCTACCAGGGCGGGGGCAGCTCGCTGGTGAACCCGACGAGGCTGGAGAACGCCCTCGATGCCATCCGGGAGGTCTCCGCCGGCGAGGTCGCCTTCGCCCCCGGCTACACCACTGGGGACGACGAACCCGATGCGGCGCTGATCGCCGAGGCCGCCGAAGCCGCCCGCGCCGCCGACACCGTCGTCCTGTTCCTCGGCTCCGAGCTCGAGTCCGAGGGCTACGACCGGAAGAACATCGCCCTGCCCGCCGCCCATCGTGCCCTCCTCGACGCGGTGGTAGAGGCGAACCCGGCCACCGCCGTCGTGCTCTCCAACGGCGGGGTCGTGCAGACCGCCGGCTGGGACCACCTGGTCCCGGCCGTCCTGGAGGGCTGGCTCCTGGGGCAGGCCGGCGGCCCGGCCACCGCCGACGTCCTCTTCGGGCTGACGAACCCCTCCGGCCGGCTCGCCGAGACCATCCCGGCCCGGCTGCAGGACACCCCCGCCTACCTGGACTTCCCCGGCGAGCTCTCCCGCGTCCGCTACGGCGAGGGCCTCTTCGTGGGCTACCGCTACTACGACGCCCGCGAGATCGAGGTCTCCTACCCCTTCGGGCACGGCCTCTCCTACACCGCCTTCGAATACGCCAACCTCACCGCAGAAGCGGACGACGGCGGGATCGCTGTTCGCGTGGAGGTCACCAACACCGGGGACCGGGAAGGGCGCGAAATCGTCCAGGCCTACACCGCCCTCCCCGGCTCGGAGTTCGTGCGGCCACGGCGGGAGCTGAAGGGCTTCGCCGCCGTCGACCTCGCCCCGGGCGAGACCCAGCGGGTCGAGATCCGCATCGGCCGAGAGGACCTGATGATCTGGCACCCCGTCCTGGAGAGATGGGTCCTGGAGGGCGGCGACTACCAGGTCGAGGTCGGGGCCTCCTCGCGCGACCTCCGCCAGGCCGCCGTCGTCCGCCTCGACGGCCACGACCTCACCCTGCCCCTCGGCCCCGGCTCCACTTTGGAGGAATGGCTCGCCCACCCCGCCGGCGGCCCAGCCCTCAGCAGCCTCCTCGAACAGGCAGCGGCCGAAGGCAACCAACTCGCCGCGATGCTCACCGACCCCGAAGGACGCTCCCTCATCGGCAACTTCCCCCTCAACCGACTCGCCGCCTTCCCCCGCAGCCCCCTCACCGCGGATTCCGTGAGCACGCTCCTCGAATCGTTGGAAGCCGAATAG